AAGAAGTTTATGGAAGATAATGGGATTAAGTCAGAACTCCATATTAATACTCAGGATGAGTCAAGTGGAAGTTCCAAGTTTAAGACaaataattccaaatttgaaattccGCTTCATTATGCGTTAAGcaaaatgatgaagagCTTGCAGGAAACGAGGATGTCATCAAGAACCATTTCAGTTTGGACATTTCTTCATGCATTAGAAAAGATTTTTAATGCGAAGATATCCAAATCGCAGCATGATGCCCAGGAATTGACCCAGTTGATTAACGAGACGTTAGAGAATGAAAACGTCAAGATCctcaagaaattaaagcAGTTGAGAAAAGAACTTTTGAACAatccaaatttaataaatgatttgGACGCGATTCAATTGCCAGAGTTCCCATTTAGTGGGTTAATATTGTCTCAAATGAAGTGTCTCTCTTGTTCTTTTGTTTCGAAACCAAATTTTTCCCCATTTTTAATGTTGACTTTGAATGCTCCAGAGAAGTCGTCAACTGAATTAGAAACTATTATAGATGAGAATGAATCAGAATCTATTGAAGGCTATCAGTGTTTGAAATGTCGcttaatgaaaattacgGAAAATGAGAATCACTTAAAGGAAATTGGAAAATCAAATAACAGTGAAGACGAAGTAACGATTCTTAATACATTGTTTGATTTGAACAATGATGAGAAATTGTGCATAAATGACGACCTTTCACCCgaattagaagaatatattaaatcataTAACAAATATGGTTTAGATATCGCAAACGTCACTTCAACTGTATTTAGAAGGCAGCAGATTTTAAAGCCCCCAAAGATTTTTGGTATTCATTTATCTAGGTCTAGTTTTAATGGTGTTGACGTGACCAGAAATTCGTGTCGTGTTTCATTTAAAGATCAGTTGACTTTGTCGATTGGTAAGGAGTATCACGAAGAGTTAAAACAATTCCAAGGCGCAGCCAATGAAGAATCAATATCAGAAGATGCTAACTTTAGCtcaaatattttaacaAACGACATTGATGATatggaagatgaagaaCATCAAAGggaagatattgatgaaaacggtaatgaagatgaagaaaatgaagaaatttctACAACAGACAATGGTGATAATACAACTTCcgataatgaatttgatgatggTGATGACGATTCGGATAGCTCATCTTTAACTTCAACGGAAACTTCGCATACAACACCTACCATCAGAGGTAGTACAAATGACAAACAATTTGATGCTGCATCCAGCTCAACTACATTGAGAACT
The nucleotide sequence above comes from Debaryomyces hansenii CBS767 chromosome A complete sequence. Encoded proteins:
- a CDS encoding DEHA2D05698p (similar to CA0927|IPF11332 Candida albicans); this encodes MSLLEQLRCLIVNRDIVGAPTQVANRNTDFVRNFLFSRTSEQQRNLIISGILVGLSFYILLPSISIPFLPDQKQQMFSKRPDKYTTGLINLRNDCFANSSLQAYSALPKLTEYLNEFITAFKQLKKFMEDNGIKSELHINTQDESSGSSKFKTNNSKFEIPLHYALSKMMKSLQETRMSSRTISVWTFLHALEKIFNAKISKSQHDAQELTQLINETLENENVKILKKLKQLRKELLNNPNLINDLDAIQLPEFPFSGLILSQMKCLSCSFVSKPNFSPFLMLTLNAPEKSSTELETIIDENESESIEGYQCLKCRLMKITENENHLKEIGKSNNSEDEVTILNTLFDLNNDEKLCINDDLSPELEEYIKSYNKYGLDIANVTSTVFRRQQILKPPKIFGIHLSRSSFNGVDVTRNSCRVSFKDQLTLSIGKEYHEELKQFQGAANEESISEDANFSSNILTNDIDDMEDEEHQREDIDENGNEDEENEEISTTDNGDNTTSDNEFDDGDDDSDSSSLTSTETSHTTPTIRGSTNDKQFDAASSSTTLRTPETLNNAPITEDQTDKLRKHFRSFKFNDNDIYKYKLRALIKHQGSHSQGHYECYKRKPLYVKDKEGVIFKLSPEILDDITGDITCDVTGISVLDPTFRDEERNASSHNKDDSSSETVTRKKKFSFSFNNNRRGSVASSSSDNADPTSKTGSNTYDEVPNLRNINEEEYEDSSSGLRRKLSTMMGRRPSVFQADPANANIQEIIHSGLNTPAELLVDGPEVDYFSSFGGGPQKMIPEDNEQSKKVKMRKIPSLIKHPFWRISDSEISEVSRSTVLWENSSVYMLYYERVDRGQIKGDK